Proteins encoded in a region of the Tripterygium wilfordii isolate XIE 37 chromosome 21, ASM1340144v1, whole genome shotgun sequence genome:
- the LOC119989619 gene encoding putative E3 ubiquitin-protein ligase LIN-1 isoform X1 yields MASLRELLAKEGFEKGKHLKSQKLVNFKDRSIAPEYESIAVPIYICHDRKGYEKQQVTKASKKNRSSKRLSTDSERTSSKSLMSDGPAMDDVAIRAVISILVGYIGRYINDGSFREKIRANCKSCLLRRRKNSDNMVFADMELGMESIDKLVAERPSKVDLRMKSLTNSIQLLSIVASLNSNNSRNGTTCGVPNSHLSACAQFYLSIVYKLENNSRISARHLLQVFCDAPFFARTHLFPDLWEQFFLPHLLHIKNWYQEEIEFIKNLDSVNREKRMEGLRKVYDEQMDTGTVKFALYYKEWLKTGVTAPSIPDVNFPSRPSYGPSMRRKSSDSYSSQSSINKNLYQTVFGHSLERRSMDVGLQNRNSIHKWTLEEEEEEEEKNKMWTPGRSSSQDMWTHRRSSSNDSKIPRTEPSPQTQRLGHFQFLSCQSVLIDCLVNGNVIPRDTSIRREVYVARPLSDLSSYTTTLCSSDNLSECEIAIRQIAKAWLDSQGAPTIEAAISRAQVIEGILEVLFASKDDEILELAISILAELVSRNEGLRETILNSDPQLEIFMVLLSSTSLFLKAAVLLYLLKPNAKEMVSVEWIPLVLRVLEFGDQLQTLFTVRRSPQVAALYFLDQLLTGFEEDGKIENAVQLVALWGLNLLIRSIEKGDISERNNTASILSRCIRADGSCRNYLVNNLNKASLLELIVLGIRQSSKGCAFVLLTDLLCLSRTTQIIKFLEELNSGWGGLSTTQIFLVYLQRAPPEERPLVAAVLLQLDLLGDHLRCSVYREQAVDAIISSLDCKLSNESVQEQAAIALFMLGAHFSRVGEATEEEWLLQHTDFRSKYSYNGQEIAFDEDLNEEEEEEVRESLRRKLAIALFNSGGKRFLDALTNAIANSTLNLARASLFTVAWMSSFFNSIGDENFQSVAYATLVPQLLESTNSERILEENLLASFSLQHFVKSSAERFASLSRDTRLREPLSNPC; encoded by the exons ATGGCTTCTCTCCGAGAATTGCTCGCCAAAGAAGGATTCGAGAAGGGAAAGCATTTGAAGAGTCAAAAGCTAGTGAATTTCAAAGACAGGTCGATTGCGCCGGAATATGAGTCAATAGCAGTGCCAATATACATCTGCCATGATCGAAAAGGGTACGAGAAGCAGCAGGTCACAAAGGCCAGTAAGAAAAATAGGTCCTCTAAAAGGTTGAGTACTGATTCAGAGAGGACAAGTTCTAAATCATTGATGAGTGATGGGCCTGCAATGGATGATGTAGCCATTAGAGCAGTGATATCAATACTTGTTGGATATATTGGAAGGTATATCAATGATGGGAGTTTCCGGGAAAAGATTCGAGCCAACTGTAAGTCTTGTTTgttgagaagaagaaagaattccGACAACATGGTTTTCGCAGATATGGAATTAGGAATGGAGAGTATTGATAAGTTGGTGGCGGAGAGACCAAGTAAAGTGGATTTGAGAATGAAGTCACTAACGAATTCAATTCAGCTTTTGAGCATTGTTGCCTCTTTAAATTCTAACAATTCAAGGAATGGAACAACCTGTGGAGTACCCAATTCCCATCTCTCAGCTTGCGCTCAGTTTTATTTATCGATCGTTTACAAGCTCGAGAACAACAGTCGAATTTCTGCTCGGCATCTGCTTCAAGTCTTCTGCGACGCACCATTTTTCGCAAGAACCCATTTGTTTCCTGATCTTTGGGAGCAATTTTTTCTCCCACACCTTCTCCATATTAAGAATTGGTACCAGGAGGAGATTGAGTTTATTAAAAACTTGGACTCTGTCAACAgagagaagagaatggaaggattACGTAAAGTCTACGATGAACAGATGGACACGGGTACTGTCAAGTTTGCGCTGTACTATAAGGAGTGGCTTAAAACTGGAGTTACTGCCCCTTCCATTCCTGATGTGAATTTTCCTTCAAGACCAAGTTATGGGCCATCAATGAGGAGAAAATCATCAGATTCTTATAGTTCACAATCCTCCATCAACAAAAATCT ATATCAAACTGTTTTTGGCCACTCACTTGAGCGGAGATCGATGGACGTCGGTCTTCAAAATCGCAATTCAATCCACAAATGGactttggaggaggaggaggaagaagaagaaaag AACAAGATGTGGACTCCCGGAAGGTCATCAAGCCAGGATATGTGGACACACAGAAGGTCATCAAGTAACGATTCCAAAATTCCAAGAACTGAACCATCACCGCAGACTCAGAGATTAGGCCATTTTCAATTCCTCTCCTGTCAAAGCGTGCTAATCGATTGCCTGGTGAATGGCAATGTTATACCAAGAGATACTTCAATAAGAAGGGAAGTGTACGTAGCTCGTCCTTTGAGCGATTTGAGTAGTTACACTACTACTCTTTGCTCCTCAGATAATCTATCTGAGTGTGAAATTGCAATTCGTCAGATCGCAAAAGCTTGGTTGGACTCACAGGGTGCTCCCACCATTGAAGCTGCAATATCAAGGGCACAAGTAATTGAGGGAATCCTCGAGGTTTTGTTTGCTTCCAAGGACGACGAAATTCTTGAATTAGCAATCTCCATTTTAGCAGAATTGGTCTCAAGGAATGAGGGTTTGAGGGAGACTATTCTAAACTCAGATCCTCAGCTTGAAATCTTCATGGTGCTTTTGAGTAGTACTAGTTTATTTCTTAAAGCTGCTGTGCTGCTCTATCTGTTGAAGCCAAATGCAAAAGAAATGGTATCAGTTGAATGGATTCCACTAGTTCTCAGAGTCTTGGAGTTTGGTGATCAGTTGCAGACGTTATTCACGGTGCGGCGCAGTCCTCAAGTAGCAGCATTGTACTTCCTGGACCAACTTCTAACAGGATTTGAAGAAGAtgggaaaatagaaaatgctgTTCAACTTGTCGCTCTTTGGGGATTAAACTTACTTATCAGAAGTATTGAGAAGGGAGACATTTCTGAAAGGAACAACACTGCCTCGATCCTTTCTCGCTGCATTCGAGCTGATGGAAGCTGTCGGAATTATCTTGTCAATAATTTGAACAAGGCTTCTCTTCTGGAGCTAATTGTTCTCGGAATCAGACAGTCCTCAAAAGGCTGTGCTTTTGTTTTACTAACTGACTTACTTTGTCTCAGTAG AACAACACAGATTATTAAATTCTTAGAGGAACTGAATAGTGGATGGGGTGGATTAAGTACCACTCAAATCTTTTTAGTCTATCTCCAGAGAGCTCCACCAGAAGAACGCCCGCTGGTCGCAGCAGTCTTGTTACAGCTTGATCTTCTG GGAGATCATTTGAGGTGCAGTGTATATAGAGAACAAGCAGTTGATGCAATCATATCATCCTTGGATTGCAAGCTTTCTAATGAAAGCGTCCAAGAACAAGCAGCAATAGCTCTCTTTATGCTAGGGGCGCATTTTTCAAGAGTTGGAGAGGCAACAGAAGAAGAATGGCTTTTACAACACACAGATTTCAGATCAAAATATTCATATAATGGACAGGAAATAGCTTTCGATGAAGACCTG aatgaagaggaagaggaagaggtaaGGGAGAGTTTGCGACGAAAACTAGCAATTGCTTTATTTAACAGTGGCGGCAAGAGATTCTTGGATGCGCTTACCAATGCCATAGCCAACAGTACTTTGAACTTGGCAAGAGCAAGTCTTTTCACTGTTGCATGGATGAGCAGTTTCTTCAATTCAATTGGAGATGAAAACTTCCAGTCCGTGGCATACGCAACATTGGTGCCTCAGTTGCTCGAATCCACCAATTCTGAGAGAATTCTCGAGGAAAACCTACTTGCTTCTTTTTCATTACAGCATTTTGTAAAGAGTTCAG CAGAACGCTTTGCTTCATTGTCACGAGATACAAGGCTGAGAGAACCTCTCTCAAATCCCTGTTGA
- the LOC119989619 gene encoding putative E3 ubiquitin-protein ligase LIN-1 isoform X2, with protein sequence MASLRELLAKEGFEKGKHLKSQKLVNFKDRSIAPEYESIAVPIYICHDRKGYEKQQVTKASKKNRSSKRLSTDSERTSSKSLMSDGPAMDDVAIRAVISILVGYIGRYINDGSFREKIRANCKSCLLRRRKNSDNMVFADMELGMESIDKLVAERPSKVDLRMKSLTNSIQLLSIVASLNSNNSRNGTTCGVPNSHLSACAQFYLSIVYKLENNSRISARHLLQVFCDAPFFARTHLFPDLWEQFFLPHLLHIKNWYQEEIEFIKNLDSVNREKRMEGLRKVYDEQMDTGTVKFALYYKEWLKTGVTAPSIPDVNFPSRPSYGPSMRRKSSDSYSSQSSINKNLYQTVFGHSLERRSMDVGLQNRNSIHKWTLEEEEEEEEKNKMWTPGRSSSQDMWTHRRSSSNDSKIPRTEPSPQTQRLGHFQFLSCQSVLIDCLVNGNVIPRDTSIRREVYVARPLSDLSSYTTTLCSSDNLSECEIAIRQIAKAWLDSQGAPTIEAAISRAQVIEGILEVLFASKDDEILELAISILAELVSRNEGLRETILNSDPQLEIFMVLLSSTSLFLKAAVLLYLLKPNAKEMVSVEWIPLVLRVLEFGDQLQTLFTVRRSPQVAALYFLDQLLTGFEEDGKIENAVQLVALWGLNLLIRSIEKGDISERNNTASILSRCIRADGSCRNYLVNNLNKASLLELIVLGIRQSSKGCAFVLLTDLLCLSRTTQIIKFLEELNSGWGGLSTTQIFLVYLQRAPPEERPLVAAVLLQLDLLGDHLRCSVYREQAVDAIISSLDCKLSNESVQEQAAIALFMLGAHFSRVGEATEEEWLLQHTDFRSKYSYNGQEIAFDEDLNEEEEEEVRESLRRKLAIALFNSGGKRFLDALTNAIANSTLNLARASLFTVAWMSSFFNSIGDENFQSVAYATLVPQLLESTNSERILEENLLASFSLQHFVKSSERFASLSRDTRLREPLSNPC encoded by the exons ATGGCTTCTCTCCGAGAATTGCTCGCCAAAGAAGGATTCGAGAAGGGAAAGCATTTGAAGAGTCAAAAGCTAGTGAATTTCAAAGACAGGTCGATTGCGCCGGAATATGAGTCAATAGCAGTGCCAATATACATCTGCCATGATCGAAAAGGGTACGAGAAGCAGCAGGTCACAAAGGCCAGTAAGAAAAATAGGTCCTCTAAAAGGTTGAGTACTGATTCAGAGAGGACAAGTTCTAAATCATTGATGAGTGATGGGCCTGCAATGGATGATGTAGCCATTAGAGCAGTGATATCAATACTTGTTGGATATATTGGAAGGTATATCAATGATGGGAGTTTCCGGGAAAAGATTCGAGCCAACTGTAAGTCTTGTTTgttgagaagaagaaagaattccGACAACATGGTTTTCGCAGATATGGAATTAGGAATGGAGAGTATTGATAAGTTGGTGGCGGAGAGACCAAGTAAAGTGGATTTGAGAATGAAGTCACTAACGAATTCAATTCAGCTTTTGAGCATTGTTGCCTCTTTAAATTCTAACAATTCAAGGAATGGAACAACCTGTGGAGTACCCAATTCCCATCTCTCAGCTTGCGCTCAGTTTTATTTATCGATCGTTTACAAGCTCGAGAACAACAGTCGAATTTCTGCTCGGCATCTGCTTCAAGTCTTCTGCGACGCACCATTTTTCGCAAGAACCCATTTGTTTCCTGATCTTTGGGAGCAATTTTTTCTCCCACACCTTCTCCATATTAAGAATTGGTACCAGGAGGAGATTGAGTTTATTAAAAACTTGGACTCTGTCAACAgagagaagagaatggaaggattACGTAAAGTCTACGATGAACAGATGGACACGGGTACTGTCAAGTTTGCGCTGTACTATAAGGAGTGGCTTAAAACTGGAGTTACTGCCCCTTCCATTCCTGATGTGAATTTTCCTTCAAGACCAAGTTATGGGCCATCAATGAGGAGAAAATCATCAGATTCTTATAGTTCACAATCCTCCATCAACAAAAATCT ATATCAAACTGTTTTTGGCCACTCACTTGAGCGGAGATCGATGGACGTCGGTCTTCAAAATCGCAATTCAATCCACAAATGGactttggaggaggaggaggaagaagaagaaaag AACAAGATGTGGACTCCCGGAAGGTCATCAAGCCAGGATATGTGGACACACAGAAGGTCATCAAGTAACGATTCCAAAATTCCAAGAACTGAACCATCACCGCAGACTCAGAGATTAGGCCATTTTCAATTCCTCTCCTGTCAAAGCGTGCTAATCGATTGCCTGGTGAATGGCAATGTTATACCAAGAGATACTTCAATAAGAAGGGAAGTGTACGTAGCTCGTCCTTTGAGCGATTTGAGTAGTTACACTACTACTCTTTGCTCCTCAGATAATCTATCTGAGTGTGAAATTGCAATTCGTCAGATCGCAAAAGCTTGGTTGGACTCACAGGGTGCTCCCACCATTGAAGCTGCAATATCAAGGGCACAAGTAATTGAGGGAATCCTCGAGGTTTTGTTTGCTTCCAAGGACGACGAAATTCTTGAATTAGCAATCTCCATTTTAGCAGAATTGGTCTCAAGGAATGAGGGTTTGAGGGAGACTATTCTAAACTCAGATCCTCAGCTTGAAATCTTCATGGTGCTTTTGAGTAGTACTAGTTTATTTCTTAAAGCTGCTGTGCTGCTCTATCTGTTGAAGCCAAATGCAAAAGAAATGGTATCAGTTGAATGGATTCCACTAGTTCTCAGAGTCTTGGAGTTTGGTGATCAGTTGCAGACGTTATTCACGGTGCGGCGCAGTCCTCAAGTAGCAGCATTGTACTTCCTGGACCAACTTCTAACAGGATTTGAAGAAGAtgggaaaatagaaaatgctgTTCAACTTGTCGCTCTTTGGGGATTAAACTTACTTATCAGAAGTATTGAGAAGGGAGACATTTCTGAAAGGAACAACACTGCCTCGATCCTTTCTCGCTGCATTCGAGCTGATGGAAGCTGTCGGAATTATCTTGTCAATAATTTGAACAAGGCTTCTCTTCTGGAGCTAATTGTTCTCGGAATCAGACAGTCCTCAAAAGGCTGTGCTTTTGTTTTACTAACTGACTTACTTTGTCTCAGTAG AACAACACAGATTATTAAATTCTTAGAGGAACTGAATAGTGGATGGGGTGGATTAAGTACCACTCAAATCTTTTTAGTCTATCTCCAGAGAGCTCCACCAGAAGAACGCCCGCTGGTCGCAGCAGTCTTGTTACAGCTTGATCTTCTG GGAGATCATTTGAGGTGCAGTGTATATAGAGAACAAGCAGTTGATGCAATCATATCATCCTTGGATTGCAAGCTTTCTAATGAAAGCGTCCAAGAACAAGCAGCAATAGCTCTCTTTATGCTAGGGGCGCATTTTTCAAGAGTTGGAGAGGCAACAGAAGAAGAATGGCTTTTACAACACACAGATTTCAGATCAAAATATTCATATAATGGACAGGAAATAGCTTTCGATGAAGACCTG aatgaagaggaagaggaagaggtaaGGGAGAGTTTGCGACGAAAACTAGCAATTGCTTTATTTAACAGTGGCGGCAAGAGATTCTTGGATGCGCTTACCAATGCCATAGCCAACAGTACTTTGAACTTGGCAAGAGCAAGTCTTTTCACTGTTGCATGGATGAGCAGTTTCTTCAATTCAATTGGAGATGAAAACTTCCAGTCCGTGGCATACGCAACATTGGTGCCTCAGTTGCTCGAATCCACCAATTCTGAGAGAATTCTCGAGGAAAACCTACTTGCTTCTTTTTCATTACAGCATTTTGTAAAGAGTTCAG AACGCTTTGCTTCATTGTCACGAGATACAAGGCTGAGAGAACCTCTCTCAAATCCCTGTTGA